One segment of Corynebacterium atrinae DNA contains the following:
- a CDS encoding ATP-grasp domain-containing protein has product MIAAELREQFDLPRRYSAAQLRDLRDKQWVRRTLGEVAVDSFPRIIKPRGGTGSTGVTLVHNEDELASALNAVDDVSSYVIEPYYRGPHYSAELWSNGTTTVFFGVTNRILTPPPLFLEKVKTFPHEHGTPWEASVEQWGRGILARLDYRVGFAHLEFIETAAGFELVELNARMPGALITPAIEACTNYDPYALVIDDALNRQPELPETREVIGGHSHVSLYPSTTGCLASIEGLPDLKDYPGSPGWVPSKSLGDEVPDISSYRARIGNVYATATSPALAQDRAIAASQAISVDIQ; this is encoded by the coding sequence GTGATTGCTGCTGAGCTACGGGAACAGTTCGATCTCCCGCGGAGATACTCGGCTGCCCAGTTAAGGGACCTGCGCGATAAGCAGTGGGTCAGGCGCACACTCGGCGAGGTCGCCGTCGATTCCTTCCCGCGGATCATCAAGCCACGCGGTGGAACAGGCTCCACAGGAGTGACCCTTGTGCACAACGAAGACGAGCTGGCTAGCGCCCTCAACGCCGTTGATGATGTGTCTTCCTACGTCATCGAGCCTTACTATCGCGGCCCGCACTACTCGGCTGAGCTGTGGTCAAACGGCACTACGACAGTCTTTTTCGGAGTGACCAACCGTATCCTCACGCCACCGCCCCTCTTCCTCGAGAAGGTCAAAACCTTTCCGCATGAGCACGGCACCCCATGGGAAGCATCGGTCGAGCAGTGGGGCCGAGGGATTTTAGCCAGGCTGGATTACCGTGTCGGATTCGCCCATCTCGAGTTCATCGAAACTGCAGCCGGGTTCGAGTTAGTCGAGCTCAATGCCCGGATGCCTGGCGCCTTGATCACTCCGGCGATCGAGGCGTGTACCAATTACGACCCTTACGCATTGGTTATCGACGACGCCCTCAACCGTCAACCTGAGCTCCCCGAAACGCGGGAGGTCATTGGAGGCCACAGTCACGTCAGCCTCTACCCCAGCACAACCGGATGCCTTGCCAGCATCGAAGGGCTTCCAGATCTGAAGGATTATCCAGGTAGCCCGGGCTGGGTGCCCTCGAAATCCCTGGGAGATGAGGTCCCCGATATCTCCTCCTATCGGGCACGGATTGGCAATGTCTACGCCACGGCTACGAGCCCGGCGTTAGCGCAGGACCGGGCTATTGCGGCGTCGCAAGCGATTTCGGTGGACATCCAGTGA
- a CDS encoding ABC transporter substrate-binding protein: protein MRGPISNGALRATLATLAAATLLAGCVTNVEDGKPQGWEPIIPDEVPEIAAMVPSDVGTDGVLTGGTNPPFAPFELKDSDGSIIGLEMDLARATAAVMGLDFQPVEQDFSMILPAVQAGTLDIGASGFTDNPERRQNFDFVNFLYAGVQWAQQTGVPVDPDNACGLTVAVQRTTVSETDDVRPKSEACEEAGLEPITILSYDTSDNAALALLVGRADALSADSPVTAWAVSRSEGKMELTGEMFQAAPYGWALPKDSPLAPAMAAALQHLIDNGDYERILAQWGVETGLLDQALINEEPVEGISS from the coding sequence ATGAGGGGCCCGATTAGCAACGGCGCGCTCAGAGCTACCCTGGCTACTCTCGCCGCTGCCACTCTGTTGGCGGGTTGCGTCACCAATGTCGAAGACGGCAAACCTCAGGGCTGGGAACCCATCATTCCAGATGAGGTGCCGGAGATTGCCGCCATGGTTCCGTCAGATGTCGGCACCGATGGGGTTCTCACCGGCGGAACGAACCCGCCCTTCGCTCCTTTCGAGCTCAAGGATTCAGATGGCTCCATCATTGGCCTCGAGATGGACCTTGCCCGGGCGACGGCCGCGGTCATGGGTCTCGATTTCCAACCCGTGGAGCAGGACTTTTCCATGATCTTGCCTGCCGTTCAGGCTGGCACCCTAGATATCGGAGCCAGTGGCTTTACGGACAACCCGGAACGTCGGCAGAACTTCGACTTCGTCAACTTCCTCTATGCGGGCGTGCAGTGGGCGCAGCAAACGGGTGTTCCGGTTGATCCGGACAACGCTTGCGGCTTGACTGTTGCTGTTCAGCGGACAACCGTGTCAGAGACCGATGATGTCCGCCCCAAGTCTGAGGCTTGTGAAGAAGCCGGCCTAGAACCCATCACTATCTTGTCCTACGACACGTCTGACAATGCCGCGCTTGCACTTCTCGTTGGTCGCGCCGATGCACTGTCGGCCGACTCCCCGGTGACCGCCTGGGCCGTATCGCGGTCGGAGGGGAAGATGGAGCTGACTGGTGAGATGTTCCAGGCTGCGCCTTATGGTTGGGCGCTGCCAAAGGACTCCCCCCTTGCTCCCGCAATGGCGGCCGCATTGCAGCACCTCATCGACAACGGTGACTACGAACGCATTCTCGCCCAATGGGGCGTCGAAACTGGTCTGTTGGATCAGGCCCTGATCAATGAAGAACCTGTGGAAGGAATTTCCTCATGA
- a CDS encoding DUF368 domain-containing protein has protein sequence MSQSPLTIAANIVRGALIGMAELVPGISGGTVALVVGIYERALHNGNALLRRKFSQVDWFFLAAVGVGMVTAVFTMSTVMHNFVEENTEYARGLFLGMVTVSIWVPLAMMDPRDVRKRGWVLALVFALAAALSFFATGFTAAPQSNPSLIVIFLAASIAICALVLPGVSGSFFLMAVGLYSPVMGAISDRNWTVIVTFAAGALVGIVLFIRLLTKAMEHHRTLTLTVMAGLMLGSLRALWPWQSPDAQLLSPGDNLLPIIGLAVLGGAIVLVFIIADRVASARRDADVVTESQPS, from the coding sequence ATGTCGCAGAGTCCTTTGACTATTGCGGCCAACATTGTTCGTGGTGCCCTCATCGGCATGGCGGAGCTCGTGCCTGGCATCTCCGGTGGCACGGTCGCCCTGGTCGTGGGTATCTACGAGCGCGCCCTACACAACGGCAACGCTCTCCTACGCCGCAAGTTCAGCCAGGTTGACTGGTTCTTCCTTGCTGCGGTCGGCGTGGGCATGGTGACAGCTGTGTTCACCATGTCTACTGTCATGCACAACTTCGTCGAGGAAAACACGGAGTACGCCCGCGGGTTGTTCCTCGGCATGGTCACGGTATCCATTTGGGTTCCATTAGCAATGATGGATCCCCGCGATGTGCGCAAGCGTGGTTGGGTGCTCGCCCTGGTCTTCGCACTGGCAGCGGCCTTGAGCTTTTTTGCCACGGGCTTTACTGCGGCGCCGCAAAGCAACCCGTCGCTCATCGTCATTTTCTTGGCCGCATCCATCGCCATTTGCGCCCTGGTGCTTCCCGGAGTTTCTGGTTCCTTCTTCCTCATGGCTGTTGGCCTGTACTCCCCCGTCATGGGCGCCATTTCGGATCGCAATTGGACGGTCATTGTTACCTTCGCCGCTGGTGCACTCGTCGGCATTGTGCTTTTCATCCGCCTGTTGACCAAGGCCATGGAACATCACCGCACTTTGACATTGACCGTCATGGCCGGCCTCATGTTGGGTTCCCTGCGTGCGTTGTGGCCGTGGCAGTCCCCCGATGCGCAGCTGCTCTCGCCCGGCGATAACCTGCTTCCCATCATTGGCCTCGCCGTCCTCGGCGGCGCGATTGTGCTCGTGTTCATCATCGCCGACCGCGTGGCGTCTGCTCGCCGTGACGCGGACGTCGTCACAGAATCGCAGCCGAGCTGA